In Helianthus annuus cultivar XRQ/B chromosome 3, HanXRQr2.0-SUNRISE, whole genome shotgun sequence, a single window of DNA contains:
- the LOC110929286 gene encoding ras-related protein RABA1f, producing MAAYRADDDYDYLFKLVLIGDSGVGKSNLLSRFAKNEFNLESKSTIGVEFATRSIRVDDKIVKAQIWDTAGQERYRAITSAYYRGAVGALLVYDTSRHVTFENVERWLKELRDHTDSNIVIMLVGNKADLRHLRAVPTEEAKTFAEKENTYFMETSALEALNVETAFTEVLTQIYHVVSRKALDAANDPSDLPKGQTINVGSKDDVSAVKKVGCCSA from the exons ATGGCGGCATACAGAGCTGACGATGACTACGATTACCTCTTCAAACTAGTCCTGATCGGAGACTCTGGTGTCGGTAAATCTAATTTACTTTCTAGATTTGCTAAAAACGAGTTTAATCTCGAATCAAAGTCAACGATTGGCGTTGAATTCGCCACTAGAAGTATTCGTGTCGATGATAAGATTGTTAAGGCTCAGATTTGGGATACTGCTGGTCAAGAAAG GTACCGCGCAATTACAAGTGCATACTACAGAGGAGCTGTTGGAGCATTACTTGTGTATGACACGTCACGCCACGTCACCTTTGAGAACGTTGAGCGATGGCTAAAAGAGCTTCGTGACCACACGGACTCAAACATTGTGATCATGTTAGTTGGAAACAAAGCTGACTTACGCCACTTGCGTGCAGTCCCCACCGAGGAAGCAAAAACATTTGCTGAAAAAGAGAACACTTATTTCATGGAGACATCGGCTTTGGAGGCTTTGAATGTTGAAACCGCGTTTACAGAAGTCCTTACACAGATTTATCATGTGGTTAGCCGCAAAGCACTTGATGCAGCTAATGATCCTTCGGATTTGCCGAAAGGGCAGACCATTAACGTGGGGTCAAAGGACGATGTTTCTGCTGTCAAGAAAGTCGGTTGCTGCTCTGCTTAA
- the LOC110929285 gene encoding uncharacterized protein LOC110929285, which produces MADRVNANEDDEARRNEIKAMVVEEVMKAIEASIPRLAQEVEGQVLEIINTSVTSKVEELKEMISELQVKKSFRRCTYKEFMACNPLPYKGEVDPIACQRWISSTEAVFTRSRCEAEDQVMFATGLLQLRAKDWWDAYSKELGDDKVRSLTWQEFKESFLKYYSPQSAIDKIQEDFLRLRQKDETIDEITNKFLEMVKFCEEIAGTERQRIVHYHAMLKAEYREFVNPSKCATLNELIERARDREIEIKRQVERGEKRVAEKPTNASPTKKTRYQNQSKKGKASSEIPTCKTCGKHHSGECLSGKKGCYKCGREGHPFYRCPKNSKACYNCNETGHIKAECPKLQQGTKRDGKKDEPPKARGRMFQLTSDEAKASPDVVSGTKKEEGASHSKAQPSQDRGKSHA; this is translated from the coding sequence ATGGCCGATAGGGTAAATGCGAATGAGGACGATGAAGCACGCCGAAATGAAATAAAAGCTATGGTTGTGGAAGAAGTAATGAAAGCAATTGAGGCTAGTATTCCCCGACTAGCTCAAGAAGTCGAAGGGCAAGTATTGGAAATAATTAATACCTCGGTAACGTCCAAGGTagaagaattgaaagaaatgattaGCGAATTGCAAGTGAAGAAAAGCTTTCGGCGATGCACGTACAAGGAGTTCATGGCATGCAACCCCTTACCATACAAAGGGGAAGTTGATCCGATAGCTTGTCAAAGGTGGATTTCCAGTACCGAGGCAGTGTTTACACGAAGTAGATGTGAAGCGGAGGATCAAGTAATGTTTGCCACGGGCCTTCTACAACTTCgagcaaaagattggtgggacgCATACTCGAAGGAATTGGGGGATGATAAGGTACGATCGTTGACATGGCAAGAATTCAAGGAGTCATTTCTGAAATATTATAGCCCACAATCCGCAATCGATAAGATTCAGGAAGACTTCTTACGTCTCAGACAAAAGGATGAAACGATTGATGAGATAACAAACAAGTTCCTTGAGATGGTGAAGTTCTGTGAGGAAATAGCGGGGACTGAGAGGCAAAGGATTGTACATTACCATGCTATGTTAAAGGCTGAATATCGGGAATTTGTGAACCCCTCCAAGTGTGCGACGTTAAATGAACTAATTGAGCGGGCAAGGGACAGGGAAATTGAGATAAAAAGGCAGGTTGAACGGGGAGAGAAAAGGGTAGCGGAGAAGCCTACCAATGCAAGTCCAACGAAAAAGACAAGATATCAAAACCAAAGCAAGAAAGGGAAAGCAAGTAGCGAGATTCCGACTTGCAAGACGTGTGGGAAGCATCATTCGGGTGAATGTTTGTCGGGAAAGAAGGGATGCTACAAATGTGGACGAGAAGGACATCCGTTTTATAGGTGCCCCAAAAACTCAAAGGCGTGTTACAATTGTAATGAAACGGGGCACATTAAAGCGGAATGTCCAAAACTCCAACAAGGGACAAAGAGAGATGGAAAGAAGGATGAGCCCCCCAAGGCTCGCGGAAGGATGTTTCAGTTAACCTCGGATGAAGCCAAAGCTAGCCCGGAcgtggtttcag